From the genome of Deltaproteobacteria bacterium:
GTTCTGGGCCTGAAAGGCATTCGTTATATGCTCGACGCCAGCCAGGGACTGCCGCTGGATTTCTTTTTCACGGCCCCTTCCTGTGTGCCCGCGACGCGCCTCGAAACGGCCGGGGCCGAACTAACGGCTCAGGATTTACGAGCGCTCCTCGATGAGCCCAGGGTATTGGGGTTGGCCGAGATGATGAACTTTCCCGGAGTGATTATTGGCCGGCCTTCTGTTTTGGACAAGCTTGAACTGTTTGCGGCGCGGCCCAGGGACGGGCACGCCCCAGGGCTTTCCGGGCCTGATCTCAACGCCTACCTCACGGCCGGTATCGGGTCTGACCATGAGTGTTCCACCTTGACTGAGGCAACGGAAAAGCTCGCCCGGGGCATGCGTATCTTCATTCGCGAGGGTAGCACGGCCAGGAATCTTTCCGATCTTCTGCCATTGGTCAAGAGCGATAATATGCGCCGGGTCAGTTTTTGCACTGACGACCGCCTTGCCGATGACCTTATCGAGGCGGGCCACCTGGACCATGTCCTCCGGAAAGCAGTTGCCCACGGTCTTGCTCCAATCAAGGCCTTGACCATGGCCACGCTCAATGCGGCTGAGGCCTTTAGGTTGAGTGATCGCGGGGCCCTGGCGCCCGGGTTTCGGGCCGATATCCTGATTTTTAACTCCTTGAAATCTTTTGAACTTGACCGTGTCCTCAAAGATGGCTGTCTGGTTGCGCAAGAAGGTGAACTTAGAGCCACCCTGCCGCCTCCAGCAATGCCAGACTGGGCCAGTCCGATGAATATGGCGCCCCTGGATGAGGAGGCGCTTAAATTACGGGCCGCCGGGCCGCGTGTTCGGGTCATGGAACTGATCGAAGATCAGATCCTGACCGGCCATCTGGTGACCGAGACGCCGGTCCGGGATGGCTGTCTTGTCGCCGACCCGGACAGGGACTTGGCCCGGGTGGTCGTGGTCGAACGTCACCGGGCCACAGGCAATGTGGGCCAGGGCTTGGTCAAGGGTTTCGGTTTCAACAAGGGCGCCGTGGCCTCATCCGTGGCTCATGACGCCCATAACATCGTGGCCGCGGGTATGTCTGGCTCCGAGATTCTGGCAGCCATTGAGGCTGTGGAGCGGATGCGCGGCGGGCTGGCCGTGGTGATGGGCGAACAGGTCCTGGCCGAATTAAGCCTGCCTCTGGCCGGGCTGATGTCTTTGGCTCCGGCCCGGGAGGTGGCCGCGGCCGGAAAGAAGCTTAAGCGTGCGGCTTTAGAGACAGGCTGCCTGCTCAAGGATCCGTTTACAGTACTTTCTTTTTTGGCTCTGCCCGTCATCCCGAAACTCAAGCTCACCGACAGAGGTCTGGTGGACGTGGACTTATTTGATTTCATTGATCTTTTTGTTTCATAGGACCGGTAGGGCCTTGATGGCCGCGCCTGCCAGTAATCCTTTTTAAAAAGGTAATCCGCACCTTTTACAATACTCTTAAATTGACACCAGGCTCGGTCTCGGTTATGGTCCTGGTGCATGAAATTTTAAAGGCTAAGCAAACACAGAAAGGAGAGTTCTTGTCATGGCTATCATCAATTCTGTGCTTGGACCTCTTGATACGACC
Proteins encoded in this window:
- a CDS encoding adenine deaminase yields the protein VLGLKGIRYMLDASQGLPLDFFFTAPSCVPATRLETAGAELTAQDLRALLDEPRVLGLAEMMNFPGVIIGRPSVLDKLELFAARPRDGHAPGLSGPDLNAYLTAGIGSDHECSTLTEATEKLARGMRIFIREGSTARNLSDLLPLVKSDNMRRVSFCTDDRLADDLIEAGHLDHVLRKAVAHGLAPIKALTMATLNAAEAFRLSDRGALAPGFRADILIFNSLKSFELDRVLKDGCLVAQEGELRATLPPPAMPDWASPMNMAPLDEEALKLRAAGPRVRVMELIEDQILTGHLVTETPVRDGCLVADPDRDLARVVVVERHRATGNVGQGLVKGFGFNKGAVASSVAHDAHNIVAAGMSGSEILAAIEAVERMRGGLAVVMGEQVLAELSLPLAGLMSLAPAREVAAAGKKLKRAALETGCLLKDPFTVLSFLALPVIPKLKLTDRGLVDVDLFDFIDLFVS